A genomic region of Spirochaetales bacterium contains the following coding sequences:
- a CDS encoding cyclic nucleotide-binding domain-containing protein has protein sequence MGTYFEFLKKAYFFQDLTDNEIKKIINVCHKKIFEPGDIVFIEGDKANRFYIVISGAVEVWKDFNTSKAELLAVHGPGHLFGEMALIDDKPRSATIVAGTRTQLLYISGKDFQKIIRENSSIAHSILKSITSMVRKSNESYVENLREQNKELERTNKELKETQEELLRAERLSALGKFSSLILHDIKNPLSILRGYAEMIQMNPQDQEKVKKNVAKIISEADRINRLASELLDFSKGDIRLTISIVNIEEFINHFIDSITDKFNALKIRIKADIEFKDSILMDRERMLRVFLNLANNSANAMPNGGEFCIKISSKDTYLYFEVSDTGEGMSDDVLKKIFEPFFSFSKTGGTGLGMSIVKSIIDAHEGVLSVSSKEFEGTSFTIAIPIKN, from the coding sequence ATGGGAACATATTTTGAATTTTTAAAAAAAGCGTATTTTTTTCAGGATCTCACGGACAATGAAATCAAAAAAATTATCAATGTATGCCATAAAAAGATATTCGAACCAGGAGATATCGTCTTCATTGAAGGGGATAAAGCGAATCGGTTTTATATTGTCATTTCCGGCGCGGTCGAAGTATGGAAAGACTTCAATACATCGAAAGCCGAATTGCTCGCGGTCCACGGTCCGGGCCACCTTTTCGGTGAAATGGCGCTGATCGACGACAAACCCCGGAGTGCGACCATCGTCGCGGGAACGCGTACGCAACTCCTTTATATAAGCGGAAAGGATTTCCAGAAGATTATAAGGGAGAACTCCTCAATCGCCCATTCCATTTTAAAAAGCATCACTTCAATGGTTCGAAAAAGCAATGAGAGTTATGTGGAAAACCTGCGGGAGCAGAACAAGGAACTCGAGCGGACAAACAAAGAACTCAAGGAAACACAGGAAGAATTACTTCGGGCGGAACGGCTTTCGGCGCTCGGAAAATTTTCATCCCTCATTCTCCATGATATAAAAAACCCCCTTTCCATCCTGCGGGGATACGCGGAGATGATCCAGATGAACCCACAGGATCAAGAAAAGGTAAAAAAGAACGTGGCAAAAATTATTTCGGAAGCGGACAGAATCAACCGGCTCGCAAGTGAACTCCTCGATTTTTCCAAAGGCGATATCCGGCTTACCATCTCGATCGTCAATATCGAAGAGTTTATCAATCATTTCATCGATTCGATCACTGACAAGTTCAACGCACTGAAAATAAGAATCAAAGCGGATATCGAGTTCAAAGACTCCATTCTCATGGACCGGGAAAGAATGCTCAGGGTTTTTCTCAATCTTGCGAACAATTCCGCCAACGCGATGCCAAACGGCGGCGAGTTCTGCATAAAAATATCGAGTAAAGATACATACCTCTACTTCGAAGTGAGCGACACGGGGGAAGGAATGAGCGACGATGTACTCAAAAAAATATTCGAACCCTTTTTCTCGTTCTCAAAAACTGGCGGCACGGGGCTCGGCATGAGTATCGTCAAGAGTATCATTGACGCGCATGAGGGCGTGCTTTCGGTATCGAGCAAGGAGTTCGAGGGAACATCCTTTACCATTGCCATCCCGATCAAAAATTAG
- a CDS encoding LL-diaminopimelate aminotransferase — MMTINEHYLKLKSSYLFSTIAKKVAVFQEKHPEAEIIKLGIGDVTRALPPACVEAFRNAVDEMGDNATFRGYGPEQGYPFLREKIAEMDYRSRGADIEADEVFISDGSKCDSANIQEIFATGNKIGVPDPVYPVYVDTNVMAGRTGCMEDDRYSGLNYLESTEENEFIPDIPEEKLDIIYLCFPNNPTGAVISAEKLEKWVRYARENKALILYDAAYVSFIRDKSLPVSIYEIDGAKEVAIEFRSFSKTAGFTGTRCAYTVVPKACKGYDSSGNPHPLHPLWNRRHTTKFNGVSYPVQRAAEAVYSEEGQKQVKALADYYLENAYLIREGIGNLGFTCTGGVNSPYIWVNIREDSWAFFDLLLEKAHVVCTPGSGFGRCGRHYIRISAFNNRENVEKALSNMTGVLR; from the coding sequence ATGATGACAATCAATGAACATTATCTGAAATTGAAATCTTCATACCTTTTTTCAACAATTGCCAAAAAAGTGGCGGTTTTTCAGGAGAAACATCCGGAGGCGGAAATCATAAAACTCGGTATCGGCGATGTTACCCGGGCTCTTCCACCGGCCTGTGTCGAGGCATTTCGGAATGCGGTGGACGAAATGGGCGACAATGCGACCTTTCGCGGTTACGGTCCCGAGCAGGGGTATCCTTTTCTGAGGGAGAAAATAGCGGAGATGGATTACCGATCGCGAGGTGCCGATATCGAGGCGGATGAAGTGTTCATCAGTGACGGCTCGAAGTGTGATTCGGCGAATATACAGGAAATATTTGCGACCGGGAACAAGATAGGGGTGCCCGATCCGGTATATCCCGTCTATGTCGACACGAACGTCATGGCGGGACGAACCGGATGCATGGAAGACGACAGATATAGCGGACTCAATTATCTCGAATCGACTGAGGAAAATGAGTTTATTCCGGATATACCGGAAGAGAAGCTCGATATCATCTACCTCTGTTTCCCGAACAACCCTACCGGCGCCGTCATATCCGCGGAAAAACTCGAAAAATGGGTCCGCTACGCGAGGGAAAATAAGGCGCTCATACTCTACGATGCGGCGTATGTTTCATTTATACGCGACAAATCCCTGCCCGTCAGTATCTATGAAATCGATGGGGCAAAGGAGGTGGCGATAGAGTTCAGGAGTTTTTCAAAAACAGCAGGATTCACGGGGACGCGGTGCGCATATACGGTCGTTCCAAAAGCGTGTAAGGGCTACGATTCATCCGGTAATCCGCACCCCCTTCATCCCCTTTGGAACAGAAGGCATACAACCAAATTCAACGGCGTTTCGTATCCGGTCCAGCGTGCGGCGGAAGCGGTGTATTCTGAAGAGGGACAAAAACAGGTGAAAGCGCTTGCCGATTATTATCTTGAAAATGCTTATCTTATCCGGGAAGGGATCGGGAATCTGGGATTTACATGTACCGGTGGCGTGAACTCTCCCTATATCTGGGTGAATATACGGGAAGATTCATGGGCTTTTTTTGATCTTCTTCTCGAAAAGGCTCATGTCGTCTGTACGCCGGGAAGCGGTTTCGGCAGGTGCGGCAGGCACTATATCAGGATAAGCGCCTTCAACAACAGGGAAAATGTCGAAAAGGCATTGTCGAACATGACGGGCGTTTTGCGATAA
- a CDS encoding cyclic nucleotide-binding domain-containing protein, with translation MNTIAVLNSDESLNHRILTFCEERGSGFEPVFLRDKPRCLEYLNYELPEISVFNFMDRSIDIYEIIDEVKADPWLHYGGIIGIYEAEKEKEVHIKVKGTNIVSLIQNTRFDFSFPRVLRILKQNRQMLFQRHIQNQFLKNISGSFIIDNDPFDVVTYSHLISNYLFNSNYINQEKKESLNVALTELLINAIEHGNCKISFREKSEWLNAGKDIFELIRQKNRDPQINKKKVYFEYKLTPQESSFYIKDEGDGFDWRERKKKMESSDPLELHGRGIMMAEIYINELIYNEKGNEVRFKLAHQPLASNVLPHAFTEEEEIVFQHGDIVFQEGEESNFLYYIVAGKLNIIANGKVISYLTPDDIFLGEMSFLLNNRRSASVRSEGKSVLLKISKEAFLNAIKKNPHYGIFLARLLAQRINRLNQQSSRIIS, from the coding sequence ATGAATACAATTGCGGTTTTAAATTCGGATGAAAGCCTGAATCATCGAATACTCACCTTTTGTGAAGAGCGGGGAAGCGGTTTCGAACCTGTTTTTTTACGCGATAAACCGCGATGTCTTGAATACCTCAATTATGAATTACCGGAAATCAGTGTGTTCAATTTCATGGATAGATCCATCGATATATATGAGATTATCGATGAGGTCAAGGCGGATCCATGGCTTCATTATGGCGGCATTATCGGTATATATGAAGCGGAAAAAGAAAAAGAAGTCCATATCAAGGTCAAGGGGACGAATATCGTCAGTCTTATACAAAACACGAGATTCGATTTCAGTTTCCCGAGGGTGCTTCGGATTCTCAAACAAAACCGCCAGATGCTGTTTCAACGGCATATTCAGAATCAGTTTCTCAAGAATATTTCCGGTTCATTTATTATCGATAATGATCCCTTTGACGTGGTAACCTATTCCCACCTCATTTCAAATTACCTCTTCAATTCCAATTATATCAATCAGGAGAAAAAGGAGAGTCTGAATGTCGCCCTTACGGAACTGCTTATCAATGCGATCGAACACGGAAATTGCAAGATTTCGTTTCGCGAGAAAAGCGAATGGTTGAATGCGGGAAAAGATATTTTTGAACTTATACGGCAGAAGAACAGAGACCCCCAGATAAACAAAAAGAAGGTTTATTTCGAATACAAACTCACGCCGCAGGAATCTTCGTTTTATATAAAAGATGAAGGGGATGGTTTTGACTGGAGGGAGAGAAAGAAGAAGATGGAATCTTCCGATCCCCTTGAACTCCATGGGCGGGGAATCATGATGGCTGAGATTTATATTAATGAACTCATCTATAATGAAAAAGGTAATGAAGTGAGATTCAAGCTTGCTCATCAACCGCTTGCAAGCAATGTATTGCCTCATGCATTTACAGAGGAAGAAGAAATTGTGTTTCAGCATGGCGATATCGTCTTCCAGGAAGGTGAGGAATCCAATTTTCTCTATTATATAGTGGCCGGTAAACTGAATATTATCGCGAACGGAAAGGTTATATCATACCTGACGCCTGATGATATCTTTCTGGGAGAAATGTCGTTTCTTCTCAACAACAGGCGTTCGGCGAGTGTAAGATCCGAAGGGAAAAGTGTGCTGTTAAAAATATCGAAAGAAGCCTTTCTCAATGCAATAAAGAAGAACCCCCACTACGGTATTTTTCTCGCCAGGCTTCTTGCACAACGGATAAACCGGCTGAATCAACAATCCTCGAGAATAATATCCTGA